Proteins encoded by one window of Streptomyces sp. NBC_01707:
- a CDS encoding WhiB family transcriptional regulator has product MTSTQARHTRRAVLQSTIDAGARCATSDPDLWFRTDGEPQITWQARRGEAIRVCNGCPVRAACEELALRNGDGNHRVDDMVRGGLSGTQLAAAHAAQAERLAAAVDADRDTEGRLLDDLSIELRTQAGLNPDGRRNGGRLHQDANRTEQNLRIRALAASIRQIRTARRARTGWGVAA; this is encoded by the coding sequence ATGACATCCACTCAGGCCCGGCATACACGCCGGGCCGTACTCCAGTCCACGATCGACGCCGGCGCCCGCTGCGCCACCAGCGACCCGGACCTGTGGTTCCGCACCGACGGCGAGCCCCAGATCACCTGGCAGGCCCGCCGCGGCGAAGCGATCCGGGTCTGCAACGGCTGCCCGGTCCGCGCCGCGTGCGAGGAACTCGCCCTCCGTAACGGCGACGGCAACCACCGTGTCGACGACATGGTGCGCGGTGGACTCTCCGGTACCCAGCTCGCCGCCGCCCACGCCGCTCAGGCCGAGCGTCTGGCGGCCGCGGTCGACGCGGACCGCGACACCGAGGGCCGCCTGCTCGACGACCTGTCCATCGAGCTCCGCACCCAGGCCGGTCTCAACCCGGACGGCCGCCGCAACGGAGGCCGTCTCCACCAGGACGCGAACCGGACCGAGCAGAACCTCCGGATCCGAGCCCTCGCCGCCAGCATCCGCCAGATCCGTACCGCCCGCCGGGCGCGCACCGGCTGGGGGGTGGCGGCATGA
- a CDS encoding winged helix-turn-helix domain-containing protein, protein MSNEAVQPYQRIVQDYSEKIRLGRLTAGTKLPSTRELADTYGIAPGTVQRALTELRNAGLIYSHQGRGSFVSDTAGDAEQDATTRAIRTLEEQVAALAARLEKIEKRNG, encoded by the coding sequence ATGAGCAACGAGGCCGTGCAGCCATATCAACGGATCGTCCAGGACTACAGCGAGAAGATCCGCTTGGGGCGGCTCACGGCCGGCACGAAGCTGCCGAGCACACGAGAACTGGCCGACACATACGGCATCGCGCCGGGCACAGTTCAGCGAGCTCTTACCGAACTTCGTAACGCCGGACTGATCTACTCCCATCAAGGTCGTGGTTCGTTCGTCAGCGACACCGCTGGCGACGCTGAGCAGGACGCAACTACCCGAGCCATCAGAACGCTTGAGGAGCAGGTCGCCGCCCTCGCCGCGCGCCTCGAAAAGATCGAGAAGCGCAATGGCTGA
- a CDS encoding helix-turn-helix domain-containing protein translates to MIRELREARGLSMRDFAAKTFVSHSKVQRWENGARPPKDRSEAELIDKVLGAGGFLIELWQEIGREISDPNHVSDSAFHVSDASLALATAVSQAAPSGGEGIFIPARLDDGTVVLVAVDRRAVLRAGMGIGAATAAGLTMPAAVAINASEDPFGFARSVTKNWSGLRLSRPNPDYGVDWQALLPGGRSMLGSQLSLQVHPARIDEGRVVVSVPDQRRVEEFLTRPNRSLLVAAIATEDASQFYVLDGRKACGRLMKNGGVYEVTAPSAYKLDDLTYGILWAVANYDDALQADDQVLAETRSDLKAYERLSASAVSREAAPGLNAVAHMWLGSDFCARHILRALPELPEVPAFWTREQRGEEASAWLIFDHKYPYLRETTKALGGTSTRAFCIPEGVVCSSPRHERILLFLSMALMEAMGIHTQVTTDPSYEAVEGFVVAPDKEAVIANWVRAEGMWHVDVTARSSIVRDCTNSAQDVNAHSVTAAPTAAGRLRALAHYLDLPWAWLVQRCAQLARAGSSGLIQSRSRLVSAAGIDTACKYVGSLPADH, encoded by the coding sequence TTGATCCGGGAGCTGCGCGAGGCGCGCGGTCTCTCCATGAGGGACTTCGCGGCCAAGACGTTCGTTTCGCACTCCAAGGTGCAGCGATGGGAGAACGGTGCACGCCCCCCGAAGGACCGGAGCGAGGCGGAGCTGATCGACAAGGTACTTGGCGCTGGCGGGTTCCTGATCGAGTTATGGCAGGAGATCGGCCGGGAGATCTCTGATCCCAACCATGTATCTGATTCGGCGTTCCATGTATCCGATGCATCGCTGGCCCTAGCCACAGCCGTATCCCAGGCGGCACCGTCGGGCGGTGAAGGGATCTTCATCCCTGCACGTCTAGACGATGGAACGGTGGTACTTGTGGCGGTTGATCGACGCGCAGTGTTGCGCGCTGGGATGGGGATCGGTGCAGCGACGGCCGCTGGTTTGACCATGCCAGCAGCCGTTGCAATCAACGCGTCAGAAGATCCATTCGGCTTCGCAAGGAGCGTCACCAAGAACTGGTCCGGCCTTCGTCTATCCCGGCCTAACCCTGACTACGGTGTCGACTGGCAAGCTCTCCTTCCTGGCGGTCGCTCCATGCTCGGCTCTCAGCTCTCGCTCCAGGTCCACCCCGCCCGCATCGATGAAGGACGGGTGGTCGTATCCGTCCCTGACCAGCGACGGGTCGAGGAGTTCTTGACCCGGCCGAATCGCAGTCTGCTGGTCGCTGCAATTGCCACCGAGGATGCCTCGCAGTTCTACGTCCTCGACGGCCGCAAGGCATGTGGCAGGCTGATGAAGAACGGCGGTGTGTACGAAGTCACCGCTCCCAGCGCCTACAAGCTGGATGACCTGACGTACGGCATCCTGTGGGCTGTCGCAAACTACGACGACGCGCTCCAGGCGGATGACCAGGTTCTCGCTGAGACGCGCAGCGATCTCAAGGCATATGAGCGGTTGTCCGCGTCTGCGGTCAGTCGGGAAGCTGCACCCGGGTTGAATGCTGTCGCCCACATGTGGCTGGGCTCGGACTTCTGTGCTCGCCATATCCTCCGCGCTTTGCCGGAACTGCCAGAGGTGCCCGCGTTCTGGACCCGCGAGCAGCGTGGGGAGGAGGCCAGCGCATGGCTGATCTTCGATCACAAGTACCCGTACCTGCGAGAGACCACCAAGGCCCTCGGCGGTACGAGCACCCGAGCCTTCTGCATCCCGGAGGGCGTGGTCTGCTCCTCCCCGCGTCATGAGCGCATCCTGTTGTTCCTCTCCATGGCCCTGATGGAGGCGATGGGCATCCACACCCAAGTCACGACCGACCCCTCATATGAGGCCGTCGAAGGCTTCGTGGTCGCCCCCGACAAGGAAGCAGTAATCGCCAACTGGGTCAGGGCCGAAGGCATGTGGCATGTCGACGTGACAGCCCGATCCTCGATCGTCCGCGACTGCACGAACTCAGCGCAGGACGTCAACGCGCATTCAGTCACCGCAGCGCCGACGGCAGCTGGACGACTCCGTGCTCTCGCCCATTACCTCGATCTGCCGTGGGCCTGGCTGGTCCAGCGGTGCGCCCAACTCGCCAGGGCTGGATCATCCGGTCTGATCCAATCCCGAAGCCGACTCGTCTCAGCAGCCGGCATCGATACCGCCTGCAAGTACGTGGGATCCCTCCCTGCCGATCACTGA
- a CDS encoding asparaginase, with the protein MTDNVRCVAVFSLGGTIAMTAQTGGGATPTLSADDLVAAVPGLAETGIAVKVHDFRRLPGASLSFSDLLDLAVAIETLPVDGVVITQGTDTIEETSYLLDLVTTSDMPIVVTGAMRNASLAGADGPANVLAAIRVAASTEARGTGTVVVFGEEIHAARWVRKTHATSPTAFTSYPGPLGYVAEDRVRIMTRPSDSPKVDPRGATTPARTAIATVGLGDDGAILQAIGDQADGLVIAAFGAGHVPMACVDALTDLAKRMPVVLATRTGSGPVLRQTYGFPGSESDLLARGLISASTLDPIKARILLQLLLMIALDKDQITEFFSVIP; encoded by the coding sequence ATGACCGACAACGTCCGGTGCGTCGCCGTGTTCTCGCTCGGCGGCACCATCGCGATGACCGCGCAGACGGGAGGCGGAGCGACGCCGACCCTCTCGGCCGACGACCTCGTCGCAGCGGTCCCGGGCCTTGCCGAAACTGGAATCGCGGTTAAGGTTCACGACTTCCGCCGACTCCCCGGTGCATCGCTGTCCTTCTCCGACTTGCTCGATCTCGCCGTGGCGATCGAGACACTCCCAGTCGACGGCGTAGTCATCACTCAGGGGACGGACACGATCGAGGAGACCTCGTATCTGCTGGACCTCGTCACCACCAGCGACATGCCGATCGTGGTCACAGGCGCGATGCGCAACGCCAGCCTGGCCGGAGCAGATGGTCCAGCAAATGTGCTGGCCGCCATCCGCGTCGCGGCCAGCACCGAAGCGCGGGGCACGGGCACCGTCGTAGTCTTCGGAGAGGAGATCCACGCTGCCCGCTGGGTCCGAAAGACCCACGCCACGAGCCCTACGGCCTTCACCTCGTACCCTGGGCCGCTCGGGTATGTCGCGGAAGATCGAGTGCGGATCATGACGCGTCCCAGCGACTCCCCGAAGGTCGATCCTCGAGGTGCCACCACGCCCGCGCGCACTGCAATCGCTACGGTCGGTCTCGGAGACGACGGGGCAATCCTTCAAGCCATCGGTGACCAGGCTGACGGCTTGGTGATCGCAGCGTTCGGCGCAGGGCATGTACCTATGGCCTGCGTAGACGCGCTTACCGATCTCGCCAAGCGCATGCCAGTCGTCCTGGCTACGCGGACCGGGTCCGGCCCCGTACTCAGGCAGACCTACGGCTTCCCCGGATCCGAATCCGACCTGCTCGCTCGCGGGTTGATCTCCGCCAGCACGTTGGATCCGATCAAGGCGCGCATCTTGCTGCAGCTACTCCTGATGATCGCCTTGGACAAGGACCAGATCACCGAGTTCTTCAGCGTCATCCCGTAA
- a CDS encoding PCC domain-containing protein: MRSFELTTGRTFGVNFDHGDDFFPTLAEFCREAGVRHGYIPMFIAGFAEADIVGACEKLEDPEAPVWSKVHVTGVEAMGCGTLAYDAETDSVMPHVHTTLGEKARSANGYTSHLLSARVQFLVEMLVVEVTAPVMTRPTNPDLYNVPLLAFGS; encoded by the coding sequence TTGCGCAGCTTTGAACTGACCACCGGCCGGACTTTCGGCGTGAATTTTGACCACGGCGACGACTTCTTTCCGACCCTCGCCGAGTTTTGCCGCGAGGCCGGCGTCCGGCACGGCTACATCCCGATGTTCATCGCTGGTTTCGCGGAGGCCGACATCGTTGGTGCATGCGAGAAGCTCGAAGATCCCGAGGCTCCGGTCTGGAGCAAGGTGCACGTCACGGGCGTGGAGGCCATGGGGTGCGGAACGCTCGCCTACGACGCTGAGACGGACTCGGTCATGCCGCATGTCCACACAACTCTGGGCGAAAAGGCGCGGTCGGCCAACGGATACACGAGCCATCTACTCAGCGCCCGCGTCCAGTTCCTGGTCGAAATGCTCGTAGTCGAGGTCACCGCACCCGTAATGACCCGCCCGACGAACCCGGATCTCTACAACGTCCCACTGCTGGCCTTCGGATCTTGA
- a CDS encoding helix-turn-helix domain-containing protein, giving the protein MSDPLRRIDALVEEDTLPTPQVRQQLRLAAGLTQTEVADAIGVKRLAVARWEAGLAQPHRGNRRAYAHLLRRLAAKHPDAVIEEAPDEG; this is encoded by the coding sequence ATGTCCGATCCGCTGAGGCGAATTGATGCCCTGGTGGAGGAGGACACCCTCCCCACACCCCAGGTCCGGCAGCAACTCCGGCTCGCCGCCGGCCTCACCCAGACCGAAGTCGCAGACGCTATCGGCGTCAAGCGCCTCGCGGTCGCACGGTGGGAGGCCGGGCTCGCCCAGCCTCATCGAGGAAACCGTCGCGCGTACGCGCATCTCCTCCGACGACTGGCCGCGAAACATCCGGACGCCGTCATCGAGGAGGCGCCGGATGAGGGATGA